One genomic region from Candidatus Nitrosopumilus koreensis AR1 encodes:
- a CDS encoding deoxycytidylate deaminase, protein MNRKTELVLSTFERPNWDEYFMLQAELAKLRSNCVTRQVGAVIVRNHRQLATGYNGTPPGIKNCFDGGCKRCQLRMEGKIESGASLDRCLCNHAEANAIMHCAILGIEAGIEGAILYTTFVPCLECTKMAITIGIRKFVCLDSYPETDFDLLKEAGVEVVQLDKAKIAKWAQELVNKYNSG, encoded by the coding sequence TTGAACAGAAAAACAGAATTGGTGTTGAGTACTTTTGAGAGACCCAATTGGGATGAATATTTTATGCTTCAAGCAGAACTTGCAAAATTGCGCTCAAATTGTGTAACAAGACAAGTAGGAGCAGTCATTGTTAGAAACCACAGACAGTTAGCAACAGGATACAACGGGACACCTCCAGGAATCAAAAACTGTTTTGATGGAGGGTGTAAAAGATGCCAATTAAGAATGGAAGGAAAGATTGAATCAGGAGCATCACTTGACAGATGTCTTTGCAATCATGCAGAAGCTAATGCAATAATGCATTGTGCAATTTTAGGCATAGAAGCAGGCATAGAAGGAGCAATACTGTATACAACATTTGTTCCCTGTTTGGAATGTACAAAGATGGCAATTACAATAGGCATTAGAAAATTTGTGTGTCTTGACTCTTATCCAGAAACAGACTTTGACTTGTTAAAGGAAGCAGGGGTAGAAGTGGTTCAATTAGATAAAGCAAAAATTGCAAAATGGGCTCAAGAACTAGTTAACAAATACAATTCTGGATGA